Part of the Bacillus cabrialesii genome is shown below.
GTCCGTCCCCGACAGGAATAATCGCAGTTTGATAATCCGGATGATTCATCAGCCAATGATTATATTCATCAATTTTTGTTACAAGCCTGCGTCTTCTTTTCGGTTCTATTTTGCTGTAATCCTCTGCCACCAGACCTTTAAATAGTACGTTGTCCGTTAAAATCACCCCGTCCGGTGAAAGCATCGGTTCATATAAATGAAAAAAGTTTTGATACTGACCTTTTGCAGCGTCAATAAAAATGACATCGTAAGGCGCGGTTACATGTACGGCGTCGGCTAATTCAAGCGCGTCTCCGTAAAAAACATGAATCCGATCATCAAGCTGAAATTCCTTGATATTGTTTACCGCTTCTTCATGCCGTTTCTCATTGCGTTCAATTGTATATATTTCAGCAGATGGCAGCTGCAGCGCCATTCGAATGGCGGAATAACCAATGGCCGTTCCGATTTCCAGTATTTTTTTCGGCTGTTTCACAGCCAAAATTTGAAGCAGCACTTCCATGCCCGCTTTTTCCATGATCGGGACATGATGTTCTTCTGCATATGCTTCAAGCTTCTTCACGTTTTCCGGCCGAGGCTTCAATAATGCTTCTATATAGTCATTTATTTGTTCATACCGGTCAGTCACAACAAACAGCCTCCCGTTCTAAAAAGGAGTGCCCCAGTCTTTTACACAGGACACTCTCTGTATACATCATGATACATCGGTAAACAACCCGATATATTTTATCATAAAACCTTGCGGAAAGCGAATAAAAGGAGAGCTTTTTGCTCTCCTTTTATTTCTCGCTTTTTGAGGAAATATATTTTTCTTTTGCTTTATTATGCTCTTTTAGCGTTTTTGTAAATACGACCTCACCATTTGATTTGGCCAAGAAGTACAGATAGTCCGTTTGATCCGGATGCAGCGCCGCTTCCCATGAGGACATGCCGGCATTCGCAATCGGCCCTGGCGTCAGTCCCGTGTTTTTATACGTATTGTACGGTGAATCGAGTTCCAGATCCTTATAGAGAACGCGATCTTTATGTTTGCCTGCCGCGTACAGCACGGTTGGATCTGTTTGAAGCGGCATTTTCTTCTTCAGACGGTTATAAAAGACGCTGGCAATTTTATGGCGGTCGGCTTTTTCAGTCGCTTCTTCTTCAATCAAAGAGGCCATCGTCAGCAGCTTATGCACAGAAAGTTTCTTTTTCTTCATTTCTGATTTGTATGTTTCCACATAAGAATTTGTCTGTTCGATCATTGCCTTGATCATGTCTTCAAGTGACATGTCCGGATCGTTAAAAGGGTATGTAGCCGGGAATAGGTACCCTTCCAGCGGATGCTTAATGTTTTTATTGAAAACATCATTTGTCACAGTGTCCGGGAATTCTTTCTTCAGCTGATTGATAAATGTTTCATCGTCAAGCTTCGCTAAAACTTGTTTTTTAGAGTATTTCGTTTCATCAGCAATAGCGGCCGCGATTTGTGTCAGCTGTGCTCCCTCAGTCACCGTAATTTGAAAGGCGTAGCTTGTAGCCCCGCTTGTCAGCTTATGAATAATGGCATCTAAATCCATCCCTTTATTCAGATGGTAGAATCCCGCCTGAAACCCGGAGGCACCTTTATATTTCACATAATACTGAAATGCCTTCTCGCTTTTTATGACATCGTTTTTCTTTAATATCGATGCGATGGCCGAAACAGACGAGCCGCTCGGAATGTTAATGTTTACTGTCTTTTTATTGTCTTTTTCTACAGGTTCAAGCAATGATTTCCCATATAAAAATGCCCCGCCAATGATGAGAAGCAGCACAATAATGGAAGACAGTACGATTGTTTTTTTATTAAAAAATGATTTTTTTTGCTGATTGATATACATTAGGTCTCCTCCCATCAGCTCTTATACTACATGATTCATTGTATTTCGGCAATTTATTACAAAAAAAGGGTGAAAGGGGCCTTCATACAGCAGAAAAAAAGCCGGAGCAATATGGCTCCGGCTTTGGTGCGGTTGTTTTATTCTTCGTCCTCGTCCGCTAAGAACGTGTTTAGTGTTTCTTCGATCATGTCCCATTCCTCGTCAGTTTCGATCGGGAATAGCTCACCGTTTTCACCGTCTTCGTTTGGCGTGAAGCTGGAAGCAAGAATTTCTACTTCTTCGTCATCTTTTGTTTCGATTGGGTAGTACAACACATAAGACTTGCCAAACTCTTCGTTTTCAAATGTAAACAGCACTTCACAAAGCTGTTCATTTCCTTGTTCATCAACAATTGTAATATTTTTTTCGCCGTGTTCCATTTTCTTCACCTCTGGCTTTAATTTAAGCTGTCAAGATATCCTTGCAAAATCATAACAGCCGCCATTTTATCAATGACTTTTTTTCGTTTTTGCCTGCTGACATCAGCTGCAATCAGCATTTTTTCAGCCGCCATTGTGGTAAGACGCTCGTCCCACAGCACAACAGGAACATTGTACGTTGTTTCAAGCACTTTAGCAAATATTTGGCTGGCTTCGCCTCTTGGGCCGACTGTTCCGTTCATGTTCTTAGGAAAGCCGAGGACGATTTTATCTATAGTATAGTCCTTTATCAGTTCAGATAAACGGGTTAAACCATAATCGCCTTCCGCTTCATTTATCTTTATGGTCTCAATGCCTTGAGCAGTCCATCCCATTTCATCGCTCAGAGCAACACCGAGTGTTTTGGTTCCTAAATCGAGTCCTAATATTCTCATTCTTTATTTACGCCTCTTTATGCTGTTCTAAATAAGACTTCACCAATTCCTCGATTAATTCGTCTCTTTCAAGTTTGCGAATTAAATTGCGAGCGTCACGATGCCTAGGAATATAAGCGGGATCACCTGACAGCAAGTATCCGACAATCTGATTGATTGGATTGTAGCCCTTTTCCTGAAGCGCGTCATACACAGTAATCAGCACCTCATTTACGTTAGTCTCAGCAGAATCATCGGAGAAATTAAATTTCATCGTTTTATCAAACGAGCTCACCGTTTTGCACCTCTTTCCCAAATTCGCAGGCAAAGTTCAGCCTGGGGTCCTAATCTTACCATCATTCTACACTACATGGGCAAATTATAAAACGGATTTCACCCAATCTTCTACAGAAGCCAAAGCTTCATCTAATTTTTCCGGCTGTTTGCCGCCTGCCTGAGCCATGTCCGGACGGCCTCCGCCGCCTCCGCCGCATACTTCCGCAGCTTGTTTAACCAGCTTGCCGGCATGCAGGCCTTTCTCAATGAGATCCTTTGTTACTCCGGCAGAGATATTGACTTTATCGTTTTGAACCGCACCAAGTACGATCACCGCAGAGCCAAGCTTTGCTTTAAGTTCATCCACCATTGTGCGGAGATGGTTCATGTCTTTCGCATTTACTTTTTCCGCAAGCACACTCACACCGTCAATTTCTTTTACTTTTGACAGGATCGCTCCTGCTTCCACGTTGCCGAGTTTCGCAAGAAGAGATTCATTCTCTCTTTGTGCTTCCTTCAGTTCAGCCTGCAGAGCCGCAACTCGTTTCGGCACTTCTTTGATATTTGTTTTCAGCTCGTCAGCAGCCTGCTTCAATACTGAAATCTGGCTGTTCATTTCAACGTAAGCGCCTTGCCCTGTTACAGCTTCAATCCGTCTTGTCCCCGCTCCGATTCCAGATTCAGAAACGATTTTAAACAGGCCGATCTCAGCTGTGTTTCTGACATGGCAGCCGCCGCACAGCTCTAAACTGTAATCCCCGACTTGAACGACCCGGACAATATCGCCGTATTTTTCGCCAAACAGAGCCATAGCGCCCATTTCTTTTGCTTCGGCGATCGGCTTCAAATCAATGCTGACCGGGATGCTCGCCCAAATCTTTTCGTTTACGATTCTTTCAATTTGTTCAAGCTCTTCTTTTGTCACTTGGCCAAAGTGCGAGAAGTCAAAACGAAGACGGTTTTCAGTCACAAGAGATCCTGCCTGATTGACATGTGTTCCAAGAACGTCTTTTAGCGCCTGGTGCAATAAATGCGTTGCCGTGTGGTTTTTAATAACGCCGCTTCTCATATGCTCTTCAACTTCAGCAGTTACATGCAAGCCTTTTTGAACAGTGCCGCTCTCCACAACACCTTCATGGACATGCT
Proteins encoded:
- a CDS encoding IreB family regulatory phosphoprotein; the protein is MSSFDKTMKFNFSDDSAETNVNEVLITVYDALQEKGYNPINQIVGYLLSGDPAYIPRHRDARNLIRKLERDELIEELVKSYLEQHKEA
- a CDS encoding O-methyltransferase; protein product: MTDRYEQINDYIEALLKPRPENVKKLEAYAEEHHVPIMEKAGMEVLLQILAVKQPKKILEIGTAIGYSAIRMALQLPSAEIYTIERNEKRHEEAVNNIKEFQLDDRIHVFYGDALELADAVHVTAPYDVIFIDAAKGQYQNFFHLYEPMLSPDGVILTDNVLFKGLVAEDYSKIEPKRRRRLVTKIDEYNHWLMNHPDYQTAIIPVGDGLAISKKKR
- the ruvX gene encoding Holliday junction resolvase RuvX, which codes for MRILGLDLGTKTLGVALSDEMGWTAQGIETIKINEAEGDYGLTRLSELIKDYTIDKIVLGFPKNMNGTVGPRGEASQIFAKVLETTYNVPVVLWDERLTTMAAEKMLIAADVSRQKRKKVIDKMAAVMILQGYLDSLN
- a CDS encoding DUF1292 domain-containing protein, with the translated sequence MEHGEKNITIVDEQGNEQLCEVLFTFENEEFGKSYVLYYPIETKDDEEVEILASSFTPNEDGENGELFPIETDEEWDMIEETLNTFLADEDEE
- the mltG gene encoding endolytic transglycosylase MltG — its product is MYINQQKKSFFNKKTIVLSSIIVLLLIIGGAFLYGKSLLEPVEKDNKKTVNINIPSGSSVSAIASILKKNDVIKSEKAFQYYVKYKGASGFQAGFYHLNKGMDLDAIIHKLTSGATSYAFQITVTEGAQLTQIAAAIADETKYSKKQVLAKLDDETFINQLKKEFPDTVTNDVFNKNIKHPLEGYLFPATYPFNDPDMSLEDMIKAMIEQTNSYVETYKSEMKKKKLSVHKLLTMASLIEEEATEKADRHKIASVFYNRLKKKMPLQTDPTVLYAAGKHKDRVLYKDLELDSPYNTYKNTGLTPGPIANAGMSSWEAALHPDQTDYLYFLAKSNGEVVFTKTLKEHNKAKEKYISSKSEK